In one Pseudarthrobacter sp. NBSH8 genomic region, the following are encoded:
- a CDS encoding alkaline phosphatase family protein, translating into MPPAPAFGQRSIADVLTSAAASLGVEGFTNTLGLPPASRVCVVLADGLGRNLLKQKSAHTPFLRSVMQSGQGEVPVWLDSTFPSTTAAALASFGTGLPPGQHGMVGYDVLDPGQDKVVNMLGNWDAKVDPAEWQPFPTVLERAAESVNVTTVSLPQFGDSPMTQAALRGGNFVPGVTAHARTAAAAEAMDTAGKSLMYFYVNELDKAGHRHGCQSEQWEHQLEELDATVKRLHASLPAGTTVLLTADHGMLDVPEQQRIDFSADASLVDGVRHTAGEPRMVHLYLEDPADAAGRERLLRAWRARFGDRIWAFTREDAVAAGLFGTLRPAVGPRIGDIMIAARDALALYDTRRGRPAAMEVVGQHGSLTKAEREVPLLCFAAEGRPRRR; encoded by the coding sequence ATGCCGCCCGCGCCCGCCTTTGGCCAGCGGTCCATCGCGGACGTCCTCACCAGTGCAGCCGCAAGCCTCGGAGTGGAAGGTTTCACTAACACCCTGGGCCTTCCGCCGGCGTCTCGCGTCTGCGTGGTCCTGGCCGACGGCCTGGGCCGGAACCTGCTGAAACAGAAGTCCGCCCACACACCGTTCCTGCGCTCCGTTATGCAGTCCGGTCAGGGGGAAGTTCCGGTATGGCTGGACTCCACGTTCCCATCTACCACGGCCGCTGCCCTGGCCAGCTTCGGCACAGGTCTCCCGCCCGGCCAGCACGGAATGGTGGGCTACGACGTCCTGGACCCGGGCCAGGACAAGGTGGTCAACATGCTCGGCAACTGGGATGCCAAGGTGGACCCCGCCGAGTGGCAGCCGTTCCCTACCGTCCTCGAACGGGCCGCCGAATCAGTTAATGTGACCACCGTCAGCCTGCCGCAGTTCGGCGACTCGCCCATGACCCAGGCGGCCCTCCGCGGCGGGAATTTCGTCCCAGGAGTGACTGCCCACGCCCGCACGGCTGCCGCCGCTGAAGCCATGGACACCGCCGGAAAGTCCCTGATGTACTTCTACGTCAACGAACTGGATAAGGCAGGCCACCGGCACGGCTGCCAGTCTGAACAGTGGGAACACCAGCTCGAAGAACTCGACGCAACCGTCAAACGGCTGCACGCCTCGCTTCCGGCCGGGACCACAGTACTGCTCACGGCGGACCATGGGATGCTCGACGTCCCGGAACAACAGCGGATCGACTTCTCCGCGGACGCGTCGCTTGTTGATGGCGTGCGGCATACAGCGGGGGAGCCGCGGATGGTCCACCTGTACCTTGAGGATCCGGCGGATGCCGCAGGCCGGGAGCGCTTGTTGCGTGCGTGGCGTGCCCGTTTCGGCGATAGGATCTGGGCTTTTACCCGGGAGGATGCCGTCGCCGCCGGACTGTTCGGGACGCTGCGCCCCGCCGTCGGGCCCCGGATTGGCGACATCATGATTGCCGCGCGTGACGCCCTGGCGCTCTACGACACTCGCCGCGGGCGTCCCGCCGCCATGGAAGTGGTGGGCCAGCACGGCTCGCTGACCAAAGCGGAACGCGAAGTACCTTTGCTGTGCTTTGCGGCCGAAGGCAGGCCACGGCGACGCTGA
- a CDS encoding DUF3093 domain-containing protein, with product MPESSSTAPVPDAPTAGTPAVFRERLWPNVWIWVIAAGISGAGILVFAPISMAAGYTAAGVLFTIMAVLLVLSTPAIVVTSDGLTVGRATIERRYVGEVAAFRGKDATAQRGTRLNGLAYLCIRGWIDPVVRIEITDPSDRTPYWLTSSKRPEELTAALSRK from the coding sequence ATGCCCGAATCCAGCTCCACCGCGCCCGTCCCTGACGCCCCCACTGCCGGCACCCCGGCTGTTTTCCGGGAGAGGCTGTGGCCGAACGTCTGGATCTGGGTTATCGCGGCGGGAATCTCCGGCGCCGGGATCCTCGTTTTCGCCCCGATCAGCATGGCTGCGGGCTACACGGCCGCCGGCGTCCTGTTCACGATCATGGCTGTCCTGCTGGTGCTGTCCACCCCAGCCATCGTTGTCACCAGTGACGGGTTGACGGTAGGTCGTGCCACGATCGAGCGCCGCTATGTTGGCGAAGTGGCTGCGTTTCGCGGCAAGGACGCCACGGCCCAGCGGGGGACCCGGCTCAATGGCCTCGCCTACCTGTGCATCCGTGGCTGGATCGACCCGGTGGTTCGGATCGAAATTACTGACCCGTCAGACCGGACCCCCTATTGGCTGACGTCGTCCAAGCGGCCCGAGGAACTCACAGCCGCGCTTTCGCGGAAATAG
- the sepH gene encoding septation protein SepH, producing MQDLRLVGVHDDGEHLLLSGAGGEMFQLPIDEALRAASRSSAKTASATAPIAMSPRDIQSRIRSGATAADVAELSGLPLAKVERYEGPVLAEREYVAQQARKVEVASPSPGHDTYRSVFGDNPASLQDMVNHRLSAHGVEPSTVEWDSWRRQDGNWTVVARFETKTDGTSGIGEEPPAQWTFSPVRKSLQNANRWAQQLSELEPLDGPVPARRLTAVSDRPFDFETDAAAAAARNSTGPQAVTPARESDGLLDMLRSRRGQRLGVDEDADDALALLLTHGVPAAHPRPSEVVPEPESRDQKYREPQTREAAPTESGVPDEAGPAAAADPLTRKRDARPSMLSRLSLIPPHRDSDDDDVLKLHDGVSTDTREITIVASPPRAAGHGAPSEPGSGRPAPNVGLDELLGGGSPRRAAYTAGPDDAGSGPYHEHDADQPERQPAKPKRSTVPSWDEIVFGTKRD from the coding sequence ATGCAGGATCTACGGCTTGTAGGCGTACACGACGACGGGGAGCATCTCCTGTTGAGCGGTGCCGGCGGCGAGATGTTCCAGCTGCCGATCGATGAAGCACTGCGGGCGGCCAGCCGGTCTTCGGCGAAGACCGCTTCCGCAACCGCGCCCATTGCCATGTCCCCTCGGGACATCCAGTCACGGATCCGCAGCGGCGCCACCGCTGCGGACGTAGCTGAGCTTTCCGGGCTGCCCCTCGCAAAAGTCGAGCGGTATGAGGGCCCTGTCCTTGCCGAGCGGGAGTATGTAGCGCAGCAGGCGCGGAAGGTGGAAGTCGCCTCGCCCTCCCCCGGCCACGATACCTACCGCTCCGTTTTTGGCGACAACCCGGCGTCCCTCCAGGACATGGTCAACCACCGGCTTTCAGCCCACGGGGTTGAGCCTTCCACCGTGGAATGGGATTCCTGGCGTCGCCAGGACGGCAACTGGACCGTGGTGGCCCGTTTTGAAACCAAAACGGACGGCACCTCCGGCATCGGCGAGGAGCCGCCTGCGCAATGGACGTTCAGTCCGGTGCGCAAGTCGCTGCAGAACGCCAACCGTTGGGCTCAGCAACTCAGTGAGCTGGAGCCGCTGGACGGTCCCGTCCCGGCCCGCCGCCTCACTGCGGTCTCGGACCGGCCGTTTGACTTCGAAACCGATGCTGCAGCTGCGGCCGCCCGCAATTCGACCGGTCCGCAAGCCGTCACGCCGGCCAGGGAATCCGACGGTCTCCTCGATATGCTCCGTTCACGCCGCGGCCAGCGCCTCGGAGTCGACGAAGACGCCGACGACGCCCTGGCCCTGCTCCTGACCCACGGTGTGCCGGCCGCCCATCCGCGCCCTTCGGAGGTGGTCCCGGAACCGGAATCCCGGGACCAGAAATACCGCGAGCCGCAAACACGGGAGGCGGCTCCCACCGAGTCCGGCGTGCCAGACGAAGCCGGGCCCGCTGCCGCAGCAGATCCTCTCACCCGCAAGCGGGACGCCCGGCCATCAATGCTGTCCAGGCTCAGCCTCATCCCGCCGCACCGGGACTCTGACGATGATGACGTCCTGAAACTGCACGACGGCGTCAGCACCGATACGAGGGAAATCACCATCGTGGCGTCCCCGCCCCGTGCCGCAGGACACGGGGCCCCCTCAGAACCAGGGTCGGGGCGTCCTGCGCCGAACGTGGGCCTTGACGAACTGCTGGGCGGCGGAAGCCCACGCCGGGCAGCCTACACGGCCGGCCCCGATGACGCAGGATCCGGCCCGTACCACGAGCATGACGCGGACCAGCCTGAACGGCAGCCCGCGAAACCGAAGCGCTCCACGGTTCCCAGCTGGGACGAGATCGTCTTCGGGACCAAACGGGACTAA
- a CDS encoding DUF3710 domain-containing protein: MVFGLGRKSKKDQSADPAESRASGESTDSADVASAVAGRRDEGPFDVSEVSSRDGYVDLGALLIAPSEGLQLRLEVEEATQRVVAVTMDLNGSSLQLQAFAAPKTEGLWDEIREQIGQSVGSQGGQVEEVEGGFGTELIAKLPAGTPDGSQGYRVARFIGIDGPRWFLRGVLGGPAAMEREAAAPLESLFRQIVVIRGDSPMPPRDLLQLRLPKDASATPAPGAPEFNAPEFKGPERGPETTQIG, encoded by the coding sequence ATGGTTTTTGGGCTCGGCAGGAAATCCAAGAAGGACCAATCGGCCGACCCGGCTGAATCCCGGGCCTCAGGGGAATCGACGGATTCCGCTGACGTGGCTTCGGCGGTCGCCGGGCGTCGGGACGAAGGCCCCTTTGATGTTTCCGAGGTCTCCAGCCGTGACGGCTACGTTGATCTTGGTGCACTGCTGATCGCCCCGAGCGAGGGGCTCCAGCTCCGGCTCGAAGTTGAAGAAGCCACCCAGCGCGTGGTCGCGGTGACCATGGACCTGAACGGCTCCAGCCTTCAGCTGCAGGCGTTCGCTGCACCCAAGACCGAGGGACTGTGGGACGAAATCCGCGAACAGATCGGTCAGTCCGTGGGAAGCCAGGGTGGTCAGGTTGAAGAAGTCGAGGGTGGCTTCGGAACTGAACTGATCGCCAAACTGCCCGCCGGTACGCCGGACGGCAGCCAAGGCTACCGGGTGGCGCGTTTCATCGGCATCGACGGTCCTCGGTGGTTCCTGCGTGGCGTCCTGGGCGGCCCGGCAGCGATGGAGCGCGAGGCTGCGGCACCGCTTGAGTCACTGTTCCGCCAGATTGTGGTTATCCGGGGCGACAGCCCCATGCCGCCCCGGGACCTGCTGCAGCTGCGCCTGCCCAAGGACGCCAGCGCCACCCCGGCGCCTGGTGCCCCGGAATTCAATGCCCCCGAGTTCAAAGGCCCCGAACGTGGTCCGGAAACCACACAGATTGGCTGA
- a CDS encoding bifunctional GNAT family N-acetyltransferase/acetate--CoA ligase family protein has product MVDQPGDGEYPEHWEADVVLRDGGTAHLRPIHPSDADAVQAFHTGQSQNSIYMRFFAFKARLSGKELKRFTEVDYKDRVALVITFGGEILGIGRYDRLNDPLEAEVAFNIADAHQGRGIGSILLEHLATAAHENGIRRFSAEVLPENRKMLMVFADAGYDVKRHFDDGVVSLEFNIDPTEKSRAVMESREHRAEARSVRDLLAPSSIAVIGASRKWGTVGYQLLEHIIEGGYFGQVYAINPEALELAGMLSFGRISEVPEPVGLAVIAVPYEEVATVVDQCAAAGVKGLVIASAGFEDDGERGLASQRNLVRKARANGMRVIGPASLGIVNTHPDVRLNASMAPSLPSRGGLGLFSQSAAIGVSLYAASRRRRLGVSTVLSAGNRADVSGNDMMQFWEDDADTTAVGLYLESIGNPRKFSRIARRLARSKPVVVAKSETMGLRLPPGHAVRTTQAPAGALDAMMRQAGVIRVETIEQLMDITQIVSGQPLPAGPGLAIFSNSLALGKVVADSAEAHGLTVNGIVTDVDLDAGMSLALPALRRSLQDTLASDAVHAVVAALLPVRGLTVDHIAEVLAECSAAAGKPVVAAFTGILDPSIYVEGMVGAEQQTVPCFSNAGAAVAALAAVVRYAEWVARDPGHFVQPEGCDPEGARILLDQLLHDVHEEQLKTLEPASAAELLAHYGIAVLPSAGFDSEDEAIAAAGRLGWPVALKTTDPALRHRLDLGGVRLDIEDPDSLRRNIVQMRRSLAPYGSRALEVQSMAPVGQACTFRAIEDPLLGPVVSFGLAGDAVNLLDDWAHRVPPLSAGDVKDFIRGPRAARKLFGYQGLPAVDIAALEEVAGRLAWMKDNHPEIALVEFNPVLCGTQGVSILAADIRIGNAAQRTDSARRAMLG; this is encoded by the coding sequence ATGGTGGATCAGCCCGGGGACGGCGAATATCCGGAACATTGGGAAGCTGATGTCGTACTCCGTGACGGTGGCACCGCCCATCTGAGGCCCATCCACCCCAGCGATGCGGACGCAGTCCAGGCTTTCCATACCGGGCAGTCGCAGAACTCAATCTACATGCGCTTTTTCGCGTTCAAGGCCCGGCTGTCCGGCAAGGAGCTCAAGCGCTTCACCGAAGTGGACTACAAGGATCGGGTTGCGCTGGTGATTACGTTCGGCGGCGAAATCCTGGGAATCGGCCGCTACGACAGGCTGAATGACCCCCTCGAAGCCGAAGTCGCGTTCAACATCGCCGACGCCCACCAGGGCCGGGGTATCGGCTCAATCCTGCTCGAACACCTTGCCACGGCGGCCCACGAAAACGGGATCCGTCGCTTCAGCGCCGAGGTGCTGCCGGAAAACCGCAAAATGCTGATGGTGTTCGCCGATGCCGGCTACGACGTCAAACGCCATTTCGACGACGGCGTGGTCAGCCTGGAGTTCAACATCGACCCCACCGAAAAGTCCCGTGCAGTGATGGAATCACGCGAGCACCGCGCCGAGGCGAGAAGCGTCCGGGACCTGCTGGCGCCGTCGTCCATTGCCGTCATCGGGGCGAGCCGCAAATGGGGGACCGTGGGGTACCAGCTGCTGGAACACATCATCGAAGGCGGCTACTTCGGGCAGGTCTACGCCATCAACCCGGAGGCGCTGGAGCTCGCCGGAATGTTGTCCTTCGGCAGGATTTCCGAGGTTCCGGAGCCGGTGGGGCTCGCAGTGATCGCCGTTCCGTATGAGGAAGTGGCCACGGTCGTCGATCAGTGCGCCGCGGCGGGGGTCAAGGGTCTGGTGATCGCCTCAGCGGGCTTCGAGGACGACGGCGAACGCGGCCTCGCCAGCCAGCGAAACCTCGTGCGCAAGGCCAGGGCCAACGGCATGCGGGTGATCGGGCCCGCATCCCTGGGGATCGTTAACACCCATCCCGACGTGAGGCTGAACGCCTCCATGGCGCCCTCACTGCCGAGCCGCGGTGGCCTGGGCCTGTTCAGCCAGTCAGCGGCGATCGGTGTTTCGCTCTACGCGGCGTCACGCCGCCGCCGGCTGGGCGTTTCCACGGTCCTGTCGGCCGGCAACCGCGCGGACGTCTCAGGTAACGACATGATGCAGTTCTGGGAGGACGACGCCGACACCACCGCGGTGGGCCTCTACCTGGAGTCGATCGGGAACCCCCGCAAATTCTCCCGGATCGCCCGGCGGCTTGCCCGCAGCAAGCCCGTGGTGGTGGCCAAGTCGGAAACCATGGGCCTGCGGCTGCCGCCTGGCCACGCCGTCCGTACCACCCAGGCGCCCGCCGGTGCACTGGACGCCATGATGCGCCAGGCCGGCGTCATCCGGGTAGAGACCATCGAACAGCTGATGGACATCACCCAGATAGTGTCCGGGCAGCCGCTCCCGGCGGGGCCCGGACTGGCCATCTTCAGCAATTCCCTGGCGCTGGGCAAAGTGGTGGCGGACAGCGCCGAAGCGCACGGCCTGACCGTGAATGGCATCGTCACCGACGTGGATCTCGACGCCGGCATGTCCCTGGCACTGCCGGCCCTCCGCCGCAGCCTCCAGGACACCCTCGCGTCCGACGCCGTCCATGCCGTGGTGGCCGCGCTGTTGCCGGTGCGCGGCCTGACGGTGGACCACATCGCCGAGGTCCTGGCCGAATGCTCGGCCGCCGCCGGGAAACCGGTCGTCGCTGCCTTCACCGGTATCCTTGACCCCTCCATCTATGTGGAGGGCATGGTGGGGGCCGAACAGCAGACAGTGCCGTGCTTCTCGAACGCCGGTGCGGCTGTGGCTGCGCTCGCGGCCGTGGTGCGCTACGCGGAATGGGTGGCACGGGACCCTGGTCACTTTGTTCAGCCCGAAGGCTGCGATCCGGAAGGCGCACGGATCCTGCTGGATCAGCTTCTGCACGATGTCCATGAGGAGCAACTCAAGACCCTGGAACCGGCGTCAGCGGCAGAGCTGCTGGCGCACTACGGCATTGCGGTGCTGCCATCCGCCGGGTTCGACTCAGAAGATGAGGCCATAGCTGCCGCCGGAAGGCTGGGCTGGCCGGTCGCGCTGAAAACCACGGACCCGGCACTTCGCCACCGCCTCGACCTGGGGGGAGTCCGCCTCGATATCGAGGATCCGGATTCCCTGCGCCGCAACATCGTGCAGATGCGGCGCTCGCTGGCACCTTACGGTTCCCGGGCACTGGAGGTGCAGTCCATGGCTCCCGTGGGGCAGGCGTGCACGTTCCGGGCCATTGAGGATCCACTGTTGGGGCCGGTGGTCTCCTTCGGGCTGGCCGGGGACGCCGTCAATCTGCTGGATGACTGGGCGCACCGCGTGCCTCCGCTGTCCGCCGGGGACGTGAAGGACTTCATCCGCGGACCCCGGGCCGCCCGCAAACTCTTCGGCTACCAGGGTCTTCCCGCCGTGGATATTGCCGCTTTGGAGGAGGTCGCCGGGCGGCTGGCCTGGATGAAGGACAACCATCCGGAGATCGCGCTGGTGGAATTCAACCCGGTTCTCTGCGGGACTCAGGGCGTGTCCATCCTGGCCGCAGATATCCGGATCGGCAACGCGGCCCAGCGCACTGACAGTGCCCGCCGGGCCATGCTTGGCTGA
- a CDS encoding DUF5998 family protein: MSSQPSPSTPSTSGSDNQATRPHSSHSHTPQGQSLDGALQKAGFYPRLVSDVVDDALDGRECVAHLVHLETHFDRAEVRRHITVLVLTADMLVITHVDDQQLDDAGEQIVAQISTESVPVAQIRSVVLSYMYSQPQDYKPSDPVREVTLAIAWSGGQRLDMGPASCGDPQCEADHGYSGTIAQEDIVLRISAEADGAQAVQDAKLFARALRAVNTGSTAPVALAGQTLQPRPRTGVFGNRLSRGHQQR; this comes from the coding sequence ATGAGCTCACAGCCTTCCCCGTCGACGCCTTCCACCTCCGGCAGTGACAACCAGGCAACCCGCCCGCACAGCTCACACAGCCATACGCCCCAGGGACAGAGCCTGGACGGTGCGCTCCAGAAGGCCGGTTTCTACCCCCGACTGGTGTCCGACGTCGTTGACGACGCCCTGGACGGCCGCGAATGCGTGGCCCACCTGGTCCACCTGGAAACCCACTTTGACCGGGCCGAGGTCCGCCGCCACATCACGGTGCTGGTCCTGACCGCAGACATGCTGGTGATCACCCACGTGGACGACCAGCAGCTCGACGACGCCGGCGAACAGATCGTGGCCCAGATTTCCACCGAATCCGTGCCCGTCGCGCAGATCCGTTCCGTGGTCCTGAGCTACATGTACTCCCAGCCGCAGGACTACAAGCCCTCGGATCCGGTCCGGGAAGTCACCCTCGCCATCGCCTGGTCCGGCGGGCAGCGGCTGGACATGGGGCCCGCGAGCTGCGGAGACCCGCAATGCGAGGCAGACCACGGTTACAGCGGCACCATTGCCCAGGAGGACATCGTCCTGCGGATCAGCGCTGAAGCCGACGGTGCACAAGCCGTCCAGGACGCCAAACTCTTCGCCCGCGCCCTGCGGGCCGTGAACACCGGCTCCACCGCTCCGGTGGCGCTCGCCGGCCAGACGCTCCAGCCCCGGCCCCGGACCGGTGTGTTCGGAAACAGGCTCAGCCGCGGGCATCAGCAGCGCTGA
- a CDS encoding DinB family protein — MPIIPDEKDWTWVLSRPCPECSFDASTVTPATVPGSVENMLPRWRAVLRRPEVAERPDDRTWSALEYACHVRDVFTLFDQRLNLMLDADGAQFENWDQDLTAVEADYANADPAVVSAELTAEGEQIAESFAGVREAEWGRRGLRSNGSEFTVLTLAQYFLHDVVHHLHDVDG; from the coding sequence ATGCCTATCATTCCTGATGAAAAGGACTGGACCTGGGTCCTGTCCCGGCCATGCCCCGAGTGCTCCTTCGACGCTTCCACCGTCACGCCGGCCACGGTGCCGGGCAGCGTGGAAAACATGCTGCCACGCTGGCGGGCTGTCCTCCGCAGGCCTGAGGTGGCCGAACGCCCGGATGACAGGACGTGGTCGGCCCTCGAATACGCCTGCCACGTCCGTGACGTCTTTACGCTGTTTGACCAGCGGCTGAACCTCATGCTTGACGCCGACGGCGCCCAATTTGAGAACTGGGACCAGGACCTCACTGCCGTCGAAGCGGACTACGCCAACGCCGATCCCGCCGTGGTCAGTGCAGAACTGACGGCGGAGGGTGAACAGATCGCGGAGTCCTTCGCCGGCGTCCGGGAGGCGGAGTGGGGGCGGCGCGGCCTGCGCAGCAACGGTTCCGAATTTACCGTCCTGACGCTGGCCCAGTATTTCCTGCACGACGTCGTCCATCACCTCCACGATGTGGACGGCTGA
- the dut gene encoding dUTP diphosphatase, whose amino-acid sequence MTDEFATVETVPDNELSGSAPDTAAAYGAPTLQVQLKMLDVGLEAPSYAHPGDAGADLRAREDLVLAPGERKLVATGVSIALPDGFVALIHPRSGLATKHGLTIVNAPGTVDAGYRGEISVTLLNTDSRNAIELRRGDRIAQMVIQRVEYAQFVPVNELSESVRGAGGFGSTGGFTPPNA is encoded by the coding sequence GTGACTGACGAATTTGCCACTGTTGAAACCGTTCCTGACAATGAGCTGTCCGGCTCTGCGCCGGATACGGCCGCAGCCTACGGGGCCCCGACGCTGCAGGTGCAGCTGAAAATGCTCGACGTCGGGCTGGAGGCACCGTCGTATGCCCACCCGGGCGATGCGGGGGCGGACCTGCGGGCCCGCGAAGATCTGGTCCTGGCGCCCGGAGAGCGGAAGCTGGTGGCTACCGGTGTTTCCATCGCGTTGCCGGACGGCTTCGTTGCCCTGATCCACCCGCGCTCCGGGCTGGCCACGAAGCACGGGCTGACCATCGTTAACGCGCCGGGCACCGTGGATGCCGGTTATCGCGGGGAGATTTCGGTGACTCTCCTCAACACCGATTCCAGGAACGCCATCGAGCTCCGGCGCGGCGATAGAATTGCACAGATGGTGATCCAGCGGGTGGAATATGCCCAGTTTGTCCCCGTCAACGAATTGAGTGAATCGGTGCGGGGAGCCGGCGGATTCGGATCCACCGGCGGCTTCACCCCGCCAAACGCCTGA
- a CDS encoding DNA topoisomerase (ATP-hydrolyzing) subunit A, producing MARRQSPAPAGDAPQDFVENIVDIDVTSEMEGSFLEYAYSVIYSRALPDARDGLKPVQRRILYMMSEMGLRPDRGHVKSARVVGEVMGKLHPHGDTAIYDAMVRMAQDFSLRLPLIDGHGNFGSLDDGPAAPRYTEARLAAAALTLTDHLDEDVVDFVPNYDNQLTQPDVLPAAFPNLLVNGATGIAVGMATNMAPHNLVEVISAARHLIAHPDATLDDLMRFVPGPDLPTGGRIVGLDGIRDAYATGRGSFKTRAKVEIEQLSARRTGLVVTELPYMVGPEKVIEKIKDAVNSKKLTGISDIVDLTDRQHGLRLVIELKNGFNPNAVLQQLYRYSPMEDSFGINNVTLVDGQPQTLGLVKLLSVYVEHRIDVVRRRTAFRLGKKKDRLHLVEGLLIAIVDIDEVIQIIRSSDEVAAARVRLMSIYDLSEIQANYILELRLRQLTKYSRIELEKEQEELRREIAELEAILGSEERLRGLVSSELGEIAEKYGTPRRTVLLESEAVSPTVAAALAATPNAKGKAAPLALEISDDPCWAILTASGQIARTSNQEPLAESGPRAKHDVFRSVVKTSARGEIAAVTSQGRMLRLQVMDMPVLPPMSGLPNLAGGVPAKDFITLLKGETLVAFAPLDEVLAIGTAQGVVKRVQPDYPLNREDWEVIALKDKDEVVGVAPAGSEETDLVFLTREAQLLRFSAANVRAQGRTAGGMVGIKLAAGDQVLFFGAVTAADDAAVVVTIAGTNGALPGTAPGAAKVTSFAEYPAKGRATAGVRAHRFLKGEDTLLLAWAGHGPAKASSLAGIARSLPQEHGRRDGSGIPLSQAVDAVGPAMAWSDPS from the coding sequence ATGGCCCGCCGCCAAAGCCCAGCCCCTGCCGGGGACGCTCCCCAGGATTTCGTCGAGAACATCGTGGACATTGATGTAACGTCCGAGATGGAAGGCTCCTTCCTGGAGTACGCGTATTCGGTGATCTACTCCAGGGCCCTGCCTGATGCCCGGGACGGGCTCAAGCCGGTCCAGCGCCGGATCCTGTACATGATGAGCGAGATGGGCCTGCGTCCGGACCGCGGCCACGTCAAGAGCGCGCGCGTGGTGGGCGAGGTCATGGGCAAGCTCCACCCCCACGGCGATACCGCCATCTATGACGCCATGGTCCGGATGGCCCAGGACTTCTCGCTGCGCCTGCCGCTGATTGACGGCCACGGAAACTTCGGCTCCCTCGACGACGGTCCCGCGGCACCCCGGTACACGGAGGCCAGGCTCGCGGCGGCGGCCCTGACGCTCACCGACCACCTCGACGAAGACGTAGTGGACTTTGTCCCCAACTACGACAACCAGCTGACCCAGCCGGACGTCCTGCCGGCCGCGTTCCCCAACCTGCTGGTCAACGGCGCCACGGGCATCGCGGTCGGGATGGCCACCAACATGGCCCCACACAACCTCGTTGAGGTCATCTCCGCGGCGCGGCACCTGATCGCCCACCCGGACGCGACCCTCGATGACCTGATGCGCTTTGTGCCCGGACCGGACCTGCCAACGGGCGGCCGGATCGTGGGCCTGGACGGAATCCGGGACGCCTACGCCACCGGACGCGGTTCCTTCAAGACCCGGGCAAAGGTGGAGATCGAGCAGCTCTCGGCCCGGCGCACCGGCCTGGTGGTCACCGAGCTGCCGTACATGGTAGGCCCCGAAAAGGTGATCGAGAAGATCAAGGACGCGGTCAACAGCAAAAAGCTGACCGGGATAAGTGACATCGTCGACCTGACGGACCGCCAGCATGGCCTGCGCCTGGTCATCGAGCTGAAGAACGGGTTCAACCCGAACGCCGTCCTCCAACAGCTCTACCGCTACTCGCCGATGGAGGATTCCTTCGGCATCAACAACGTGACCCTGGTGGATGGCCAGCCGCAGACCCTCGGCCTGGTGAAGCTGCTCTCCGTCTACGTGGAGCACCGGATCGATGTGGTGCGCCGGCGGACGGCCTTCCGGCTGGGCAAGAAGAAGGACCGCCTCCACCTGGTGGAGGGCCTGCTGATCGCCATCGTGGACATCGATGAGGTCATCCAGATCATCCGTTCTTCGGATGAGGTGGCGGCCGCCAGGGTCCGCCTGATGTCCATCTACGATCTTTCCGAAATCCAGGCCAACTACATCCTGGAACTGCGGCTGCGGCAGCTGACCAAGTACTCCCGGATCGAGCTTGAAAAGGAACAGGAGGAGCTGCGCCGCGAGATCGCGGAGCTCGAAGCCATCCTCGGCTCCGAGGAGCGGTTGCGCGGACTTGTGTCCTCCGAGCTCGGCGAAATCGCCGAAAAATACGGTACGCCGCGGCGCACCGTCCTGCTCGAATCCGAGGCCGTCTCCCCCACCGTGGCCGCAGCCCTGGCGGCCACCCCCAACGCCAAGGGCAAGGCCGCGCCGCTGGCCCTGGAAATCTCGGACGATCCCTGCTGGGCCATCCTGACGGCGTCGGGACAGATCGCGCGGACGTCCAACCAGGAGCCCCTCGCCGAGTCCGGGCCGCGTGCCAAGCACGACGTTTTCCGTTCCGTGGTCAAGACCTCGGCCCGTGGGGAAATAGCCGCGGTCACCTCACAAGGCAGGATGCTTCGGCTTCAGGTCATGGACATGCCGGTACTGCCACCCATGTCCGGGCTGCCCAACCTCGCCGGCGGTGTCCCGGCCAAGGACTTCATCACACTGCTGAAGGGTGAAACGCTGGTGGCGTTCGCCCCGCTGGATGAAGTGCTGGCCATCGGCACCGCCCAGGGCGTGGTCAAGCGGGTCCAGCCCGATTACCCCCTGAACCGCGAGGACTGGGAAGTCATTGCGCTCAAGGACAAGGATGAAGTGGTGGGTGTGGCGCCGGCCGGGTCTGAGGAGACCGATCTGGTGTTCCTGACCCGTGAGGCGCAATTGCTCCGTTTCAGCGCCGCCAACGTCCGGGCCCAGGGCAGGACGGCCGGCGGCATGGTGGGCATCAAGCTGGCCGCCGGGGACCAGGTGCTGTTCTTCGGGGCTGTCACCGCCGCCGACGACGCCGCCGTGGTGGTCACCATTGCCGGCACCAACGGCGCCCTGCCGGGCACCGCGCCGGGGGCGGCGAAGGTCACGTCCTTCGCCGAATACCCTGCCAAGGGCCGTGCCACAGCAGGCGTCCGCGCGCACAGATTCCTCAAAGGCGAAGACACGCTGCTGCTGGCGTGGGCCGGGCACGGACCTGCGAAGGCCTCATCGCTGGCCGGCATAGCCAGGTCGCTGCCGCAGGAGCACGGCCGGCGTGACGGTTCCGGGATTCCGCTGTCCCAGGCAGTGGACGCAGTGGGTCCGGCCATGGCGTGGAGCGATCCGTCCTAG